Proteins from one Setaria italica strain Yugu1 chromosome V, Setaria_italica_v2.0, whole genome shotgun sequence genomic window:
- the LOC101779512 gene encoding mitogen-activated protein kinase kinase 5 has translation MTYVTIYLQTDARHGGRKRRRKEKCAKSVKSPDDVHDGGKTCQDEDYIVQVHGGAQERTKSENTPDGPLISQQPGMPGRSRRRPDLTLPLPQRDLTSLAVPLPLPPSSAPSSMSSSGSLSGAASLGAPTSAGSAPPNPPPPLCELERVRCIGSGAGGTVWMVRHRTTGCAYALKVLYGKHDDAVRRQIVREVAILRTAEHPAVVRCHGMYELDGELQILLEYMDGGSLEGHRIADERFLAHLARQVLSGIAYLHRRHIVHRDIKPSKLLIDSGRRVKIADFGVGRILNQIMDPCNSSVGSIAYMSPERINTDLNDGAYDGYAGDIWSFGLTILEVYLGRFPLGENLTKQGDWAALMSAICHSDSPQAPRDASPEFKNFISLCLQKNPANRPTALRLLQHPFVALPQPQLHMRVTDE, from the coding sequence ATGACGTACGTCACCATCTACCTTCAAACTGACGCCAGGCATGGTGGCCGAAAAAGACGTAGGAAGGAGAAGTGCGCCAAAAGTGTGAAAAGTCCGGACGATGTCCATGATGGCGGCAAAACGTGCCAGGACGAAGACTACATAGTCCAAGTCCATGGTGGTGCCCAGGAAAGGACAAAATCTGAGAATACGCCGGACGGGCCTTTGATCTCGCAGCAGCCGGGCATGCCCGGGCGGTCGCGCCGGCGCCCGGATCTCACGCTGCCGTTGCCGCAGCGGGATTTGACCTCCCTCGCCGTGCCGCTACCGCTCCCTCCGTCCTCCGCGCCGTCGTCCATGTCGTCGTCGGGATCCCTCTCGGGGGCGGCGTCGCTCGGCGCGCCCACCTCGGCCGGCTCCGCGCCgccgaacccgccgccgcctctgtgCGAGCTGGAGCGCGTGCGCTGCATCGGAAGCGGGGCAGGCGGGACGGTGTGGATGGTGCGCCACCGTACCACGGGCTGCGCCTATGCGCTCAAGGTGCTCTACGGCAAACACGACGACGCCGTGCGGCGGCAGATCGTGCGCGAGGTCGCCATCCTCCGCACCGCTGAGCACCCGGCCGTGGTGCGCTGCCACGGCATGTACGAGCTGGACGGCGAGCTCCAGATCCTGCTCGAGTACATGGACGGGGGCTCGCTCGAGGGCCACCGCATCGCCGACGAACGCTTCCTCGCGCACCTGGCGCGCCAGGTGCTCTCAGGAATCGCCTATCTCCACCGGCGTCACATCGTGCACCGCGACATCAAGCCCTCCAAACTCCTCATCGACTCCGGCCGGCGCGTGAAGATCGCCGACTTTGGTGTGGGGCGCATCCTGAACCAGATCATGGACCCCTGCAACTCCTCCGTGGGCAGCATCGCGTACATGAGCCCCGAGCGCATCAACACCGACCTGAACGACGGCGCCTACGACGGGTACGCCGGCGATATCTGGAGCTTCGGCCTGACCATCCTCGAGGTCTACCTGGGCCGGTTCCCCTTGGGCGAGAACCTCACCAAGCAGGGCGACTGGGCCGCGCTCATGTCCGCGATTTGCCACTCCGACTCGCCGCAGGCGCCGCGGGACGCCTCGCCGGAGTTCAAGAACTTCATCAGCCTGTGCCTCCAGAAGAACCCCGCGAACCGGCCGA